Proteins from a single region of Ziziphus jujuba cultivar Dongzao chromosome 1, ASM3175591v1:
- the LOC107434747 gene encoding probable E3 ubiquitin-protein ligase RHC2A has product MSSATATDALISVTDPMERHTYWCHECDLSVSLRPSSSSLLCPHCFGNFLELMDSALSPLSPPPPRSSSDIPFPLSAAAAAADDDNSLLDSPYLHRLVQHLTADDYYSNNPNPSTTNSSSLPASNAAVEALITVKIVASLLELDPLLFCPVCKDQFIVDVEAKQLPCKHLYHPDCILPWLANHSTCPVCRFQLPTRPINPRRTTSGLVATTPLRFGDVLTGEEDWFGYRNTLRYMARRHMHLMSEAIGDENSNLSSLSPTQMAEAAEADMGFVARTSSVETVSSWPVEAGAGSREMDVSGRANEDGGDAPMSDVKVSSSSVS; this is encoded by the coding sequence ATGTCGTCGGCCACCGCCACCGACGCTCTCATCTCCGTAACGGATCCGATGGAGAGGCACACCTACTGGTGCCACGAGTGCGACTTGAGCGTCTCTCTCCGCCCTTCTTCCTCTTCCCTCCTCTGCCCTCACTGTTTCGGTAACTTCCTCGAGCTCATGGACTCCGCCTTATCCCCtctttctcctcctcctcctcgttCCTCCTCCGACATCCCCTTCCCCCTCTCCGCCGCAGCCGCCGCCGCCGACGACGACAATTCCCTCCTCGACAGCCCCTATCTCCACCGACTCGTCCAGCACCTCACCGCCGACGACTACTACTCCAATAATCCCAATCCCTCCACCACCAATTCATCTTCTCTACCTGCCTCCAATGCCGCCGTCGAAGCTCTCATCACCGTCAAGATCGTCGCTTCCCTTCTCGAACTCGATCCTCTTCTCTTCTGCCCAGTTTGTAAGGACCAATTCATTGTTGATGTTGAAGCCAAGCAGCTTCCTTGCAAGCATCTCTACCATCCCGACTGCATTCTACCGTGGCTCGCTAACCATAGCACTTGCCCGGTTTGTCGGTTTCAGCTTCCTACTAGACCCATCAACCCCCGCCGTACAACGTCGGGATTGGTGGCAACGACGCCGTTGCGGTTTGGGGATGTGTTGACCGGCGAAGAGGATTGGTTTGGGTATAGGAACACTTTGAGGTACATGGCCAGGAGACACATGCATCTTATGTCTGAAGCCATTGGGGATGAAAATTCGAATTTGTCGTCGTTGTCGCCGACACAAATGGCGGAGGCGGCGGAGGCGGATATGGGTTTTGTGGCTCGCACTAGCAGCGTGGAGACGGTTTCCAGCTGGCCCGTAGAAGCAGGAGCTGGGAGTAGAGAAATGGATGTGAGTGGCAGGGCCAATGAGGATGGTGGTGATGCTCCCATGTCTGATGTTAAGGTCTCCTCCAGCTCCGTTTCTTAA